In Oreochromis niloticus isolate F11D_XX linkage group LG22, O_niloticus_UMD_NMBU, whole genome shotgun sequence, the sequence GGATTTTTTATAATCAGCTGCAACAGCAACCAGCAGTCACGTCAAGTAGTGCTTATCTACGAATATCAATTGGAACACGTCAAAATGAAAGTGATCTGTTCTTTCACCTCAAACAGCTTTCTGTCATATTTACATCTTTCCTTTAAATTACTACCATATGTAGTTGGCTATCGTCTCCGGAAGCAGGCTTAACTCCCCTTTACTGTATTTCCACTGAAATCTGGATTTGATTTTATATCCATGTCCTGACATGTAGAGATGTGGTTCTCAATAAATAAATGGACCAATGGCTCCCGTGCTTAATGTGTTCATAAATTTGGTCATATTGGTGAAGCCTATGAGACATTTTCTCTCTATTTGACAAttatttattgtagttttgactaaaatgttttttcaccgCTAGTTTGAGCATTTAGTTCATTTCTGGTGGACTATATTAACCTTTCTGTGATGACAGCAAAAAACAGGATAACTGGTGCTTCTGTCAGTTCTCCTTTCATGGGGCTTCTCTCTGTGTTATGAGCTGTTGCATTTCATTAAAGCCTGATTCTCTTCATTTGTGTCTGTCCAGGTGCTCACAAACTACTTCTAACACATAAATGAGTGGAAAGAGACCCAGTTATCCAGTTATTACCACACTCCGTTTCACATTATTTTAAGTGTTGACTGTAAAATGCAACCTGTGTTTGATTCACttccctattttctttttaccGTAACTTTACCTCCTCCTTCCTTATCTAAGTGTGTTGCTCCAACAGCTTcttcatttcaccataattctAAATCTGCTGCCCGCAGAAACCCGGCTGTGGTGCCTGACTTGTATACTTGATTAAATTCAGCATGTCTATTACTTGATCTGGTCAGCCCTCAGTTATATTTGTACTGGTGACACATAAAGGAgtaaagaaagaataaaacaaaacaaaaagtcttTCATATTGCAGTCTTGGAGCAGTCTGATCTGGCAACCAGTCACACCAATAGATGAAAACTCACATTactatcatttttatttttttacgtGTATTCATCTTCTTATCTATTCATTCATCCACTGACTGTCTTCTTGTGATCTGATTCTGTCTCAGATGTCACAGTATGTGCAATATTCTTCAGCAAATCTTGACTAAGCTAATATTAGCTCCAAAAACATAGAAAACTGTTACGGTGCAGTTTCAACATTTAACATCGTGAATGTAAGAGAGTAAGAATTTCTGAGTTTCAAGAAGGAAAGATCACAGTTGTATCCATACTCACAGCAGTGCTGCCCATCTGCACAACACTGGCCCTGAAATCAGTACAAGTGTCTGAGTTGGAACAGCTGCTTTGCTAggattgtaaaaacaaaaaaaatcatttcctgttttcttaaaaaaagtaatattttgaAACTTGAGTGTTCAAAATAAATagatatattaatatataaataaataaaaatgcgcATATATGTTTCATTAATAATTGTTTCTACATCTGGATTTTTTGTGCAATTAACTGCTCACAGTTTATTTATCTTAAGCAGGCTGAACCATATGGGAAGGTTAAGGTTAGGGTAAAATATCACGCTCAGAAACTCGTGTGTTAAACTCATATTACACACCTTGTGTTACAGGGTTAAACAATTTATGCACAATCCTTACCAGTGGGTAGGGACAGTAGCCTCTGTCTATTATCCAAAATTAGCTGGAAATGTTAGCTAGAACTACATGCCTTGCAAAGGAACTGAATACATCAGAGTAAGAATAAAgtgtaaaaaacattttgactGAACATTAAGTatggcaacatgtttttttctgatgtGTTATTGCAAGAAATGTGCAGCATGCTACAGTTTAGAATTAAGAAGTGCTTCTAAATGGTCCAACTCATCAAAATCAGCACTTTCTACACTGTACAACAGTTACAGTGAAATTCTATGTAGACCTGTCTCTTTACACTGCACAGAAAACTCATTAAAAACACGTTACATCACTACAGCTTCCTCTTCACAGTCAAGACATCCCTGTTTTTCCCTctttaaaggaaaaagaaaagaaaaaaaggagagagagagtcaccAACATTTATATGGAAGCTTGAAATATGCTGAATGGCTTTTTTCAACTTTGGGAGGCACTGATGTAATATTTGGTTCAGATATGAACTCCACACCTACTCAAATATGTATGCTCTGGGTGAGCAGGGGcagatttatttcatttgctcTGATGTTGTTCTGCAATTTCCACATTAGGTGTCAGCAGAGAGTTTCAGAAGAGTGAACATAACATGGGAGAAGCTAACAGCAATGGATCTGCAGGAAGCATTTTAAGCTTGCAAGACCACcaaggttttttgttgttgttttgttttctgttttctgtcacgATGAAGTTTTCGTCTGCAgaatattttcctgtctctctctcttggATTACAGCAGTTGTAACACTTACTGGGAAGCTTTTACTGCAACACACACTAccggtcaaaagttttagaacaacACAATTTTGccagttatttattgcaattcaagtccaatgaatagcttgtaatggtacaaaggtaagtggtgaactgccagaggttaaaaaaaaggtaaggttACCCAAAGCTGATGCAAAGAAAAAGTCAATTAACAATGGACGAGAGACAGACCACATAACACTTAAGAATGTAGGTCTTTCCTACAGAGAAATtgcaaagaaagtcaaggtgtcagtgcgtacagtttccttcaccatcaaaaATCACTCAGAAACTGGGGCAAgctctgacaggaagaggtctagCAGACCCAAAGCCACAACTGAATCAGAGGAGAAGTtactgagagttaacagcttgaGTGATAGGcagcttcaagcacagcttAATAGTGGTCGTAGTAAGCAAGTCTTAGTTTCACCTGCGAAGATGGGACTTTGAGCTGCAGGTATCAGAGGACGCgttgcagcaagaaagccatTGCTAAGACatcagaataagacaaagaggcttgcCTGGGCCCTGAAACGCTGCCAGtggactactgaagactggaagaagccattatggactgatgaataaAAGTTTGAAATCTTCAGTTCATCACGCAGGATCTTTGTATGTTGTTGAGTAGGTGAAAcgatggttccacagtgtgtggcatcaacTATCAAAtatggaggaggaagtgtgatggtctgggttTTTGGGTGGTACAGAGTGAGAGGTACCCTGAACCAAAACTGCTACCAATGCATTCTGCAGTGCTATGCAATACGCTCTGGTATGCGCCtagttggtcaggggttcatcctacagAAAGATAATGACACAAAACATAAGTGCAAGCCAGGCCAgaactacctcaggaaaaaataaaagatggtAAGCTTAAAAACATGGAGTGGTcagcacagtctccagacttaaacACCATCGGGGTTTGGGATGAACAGAcagaaaagtgaaaacaaagtAACCTACAAGTGCCacacatttatgggaacttctgcAACAGATATGCGAAGAACTTTCTGAAGAACatttgatttctattgtagAAATAATGCCATGGGTGTTTTCAGCTGTTATATCTGCCAACTGTGGCTGCATTGATGACACAAAAGTTTAGAACACATTTTCCTCTATAAATTAATTACATGATTTCCTTTTTAACTCCAATTGCTTATTTGTACTgtgctttcatttcagagtgcaatgagacattaaactgcataatttCCAGTAAAAGCTGAAACAACTGTGGTGTTCTGATCGGATGGGAATTGAAATTAAGAATTTAGCGACTCTGAATCCATTTAGATATCACTTATCGATTTAATTCCTTTTTTATTCTCTTATTAATTCTCATTGGCTTCTAATTGGCTTCTCTTTGAGTCACCACCATCACTAAGCAGCATAtcaataacatttaatttttgcagattaattgtatgctttgtttgtgcatgtttatGTATGCGTAGatttcccctctttgttgtgatcaatGTTGGAGCCATTACTCAAAAAACGTAATGTATTACACATATTCTCAGCTTTAACATCTCTCTGGGTTCTTGGGTAGCTTAACATTAACATGCTATCTGTGCAGGTGCTTTCAAAGAGCcgaagttgtgttagcagcataatgtAGTTGTTTCTGGCCTGGATGTAGTTTCCACTTCACAATAGTcctccttttgtgcaataaaaataaaagtaccgTCCATATCTACCATGTAGACTGCGCCACCATTTTCCTCCTCTAGCACACAAACTAAAATCTGCTGTGTGCAAGTGGAACCAATAACCTGGATCGATAggcaaacaaaatgaaaattccAAGGAGTTGGACTACTGGGAACAAGAACCGGTTCTCAATTGCCATTCCAATCCACCATTATACATGGTAACATAATTAGTGTCTGTTTGtgtatatttctttatattttgataGGAAAATTGGAGGTAGGTACAGCAATTCTTGTTTTAATACTGGAAAGTGCAAACATACATTGATATACAGAGTTTGAAAATCAATATGGGGTTTGTTCAACTTTATTCCTCAAGTAATGCATTATGCTGGACTGGTACTGAGCAGGCTGAGGTGTTCATGGGCACTCAGACTGTGAGTAAATGACTGCATGACACAGCCGGGAAGAAGATGCTATGACTTTTTATTGGTGAAGCAAGACAAAAGTAtacaaagaaatggaaaaaaaatcataaaacaaataaaaaacttttCACCTCACCATCGTAACATCATACTGGTCTATATTCATTGACATTCAGTCACATAGGCAGTATAGGAGAATGGAACcgatgaaaaacacattttcattatttaaaaaataatcgaTAAGATGATTTAAGATTAGCTTGAAATCCTTAATGATTTCCCTATTTCTACAATAAATCCAGATTAGGCATTTTCAACACATGATGACCTCAGTGAAAAGTTTGCTTAGCTGGTCTGTGGAGATGACTGGTGACTCTTTCTCCAGTGGGCCTGAAATTAGTGCAAGTCTTTGTGTTAGAACAACATATTATAGTCACCTCACTAAGTTTCTCCCTAAGTCTTTCTATCTAGCCGCTCTTCATTTGGCCACTAAGGGGcagcagaaacaaactgtgattTCTGGTCCTTGCTACATGCTTCACTATGCTTGCAGGCTAGTAGCTGAATTAGCttgtctgctgtttgttttgggAAGCCAGCATACTTTGGATTTATAGGAATCTTTCAAGGCTGCAAAACTATGCAGAAATACTACGCAGAGCTGAAAGATCCAAATTTGGTAATAATACTATATGACCTCATCAGCACAAGAAACAGCTGGTTAGAGCAGGTTCATCATGTGACAGTAGTCTGTCAACATAAATGATCAAACCCACAACTATCAGTACATTTAGGTGTTGTTAAATCCTGGTTGGTGCTCAGATGTACACAACATCATTTGATATAACACcagtaaacaaaaaaaggtcTGTAGCCTTGAAATTTGATCTGAACAGTGAGTCATGCAGTGAAATTATCCCAGGATGTTCTCCACATGTAAAGGTGGTTAGAGTGTGGCGTTTCCTACCTTCTTCTAATTGTCGTCTTCCTCTGAAGTTGGGATGAGGGAGGCAGGTGCTGAAGGCACTGCTGGCTTGCGGAGGAAAGGATATGTGAGTTTTTCCCTCACACAGTGCGTGTAGGTGCGGTCACAGTCAAATCCAATTGGACAGCAGTGGTAGCCATCCAGACAACATTTGCCCTGCAAGAAACACTTTTAGTCTCTCAAAAGAATAATTATTATAGCTGCAAACTTGTTTCATGTCAGTGGAAGACAAAAGGAATTTTATTCCAATCATGTGTCTTATTGCACAAGAATATTTAGGCTGACTCACAGGAGAGTAGGGACAACAGAACCAGCCTCCTTGTGGGTGTCTGCAGCAAGTAGTGCCATCAGGACAGTAGGTGTAACTGTCACAGTAGAccattgttttctttatttgatcTGGGACCTGGCTCTCTTTAAGCTCCTGGAGTGGAGATCCAGACAGTTCAGGGGTGTTTGGTTTCTCCGCAGCCTCCTTCTTCACCATGGGTATGGTCAGCCACGGCTGGTCTAATTTCTGACATTTCATGGTAACCAGGTTACAGCGATATCCTGAAGGGCAGCAGTGGAGCAGATCGACACAGCACATGGCCTGCAGAATAAGTAGCAACCAACAATCAAGTTAGTGCACTGGTAGAAAGTTTCTGACTTTCATGTGCATGAGGACAGCAGCCAAAGCTGATTTTATCCTTGCAGCAGGTGGCGTTCTTTGGGCAAGTACTCACATCAGGACATGTGATAGAGCATGAAGCAAAtccccacaaaaacacaccGAATGACAAACACAGAAGAGTGATCTTCAACATCTGGAAGACAGTAGCAAAATGACTCTGTACATTTTGTCTCTTTGGAGTATCAAGGTCAGACTTTGTAAATTTAATGTAACACTCTAACACTAAAGCATAATTCACTGTAGAAGAAGTGAACTTTTTTTGTAACCTTTACCTTTAGATAGTGAAGAAATTCAACAGCTTCCTGTGATGCCTTTCACGCTTTCCCTTCTGTGGTATCAAACACTGCTCTTTATATTAGAGGTCAGACACTCCCACTGCACAAAAATGAAAGTTTCACTTCACGTAACACCCCTGTGTCCTGTGACTGAGACAGGTTTTCAAAACTTCTGGAACTACAATAGCTCAATTCCACTATTAAACTACTGCTCGGTTAAATATACAAACAGTCTCTATACATGTTCTTATGCCATGATTGATTAtacctattaaaaaaaaagaactggcCTGTAAGCCTCACCTACTGATTAAAGTACAGCAAAGTTTGGAAAGGTACAGAGATTCTTCAATATGTAGAAGTACAgactagggctgggcgatatggcctaaaatccatatcgcggtataatttgaagcacgtgcggtaacgatatatatcgcgatatattcttttcttctgtataacgtattttccacactataaggcacacttaaaatcctttaattttctcaaaaatcgagagtgtgccttatgtatgaattctggttgtgcttactgacctcgaaccgattttggcgtgcagaaatctgttaaaaaaatgttttagtacaactttggtaagccgcactgcttgatggattgtcagagcattacggctgccgtAGTGAGGAGcttcgcggagtaatctgggtccaaaactcagTCCgtttcaggtcccaaagtcaaacgaacacagAGTTAAAAACGGTCTAAATTCTTTCTGTAATGTTCTGTTCTCAAACTTATGAATAACGTATTCTTAATCTGCTTAACAacactttcatctttaataaaatcatcagcgttgctgctttaccaggtgtaacaattaagttgaACATCCAGGTatccatgaaaacagagtttattaactttaacggagttagaagttaacaggaagttagcgcgctagtttccacctaaacatgacataccatgttctgactgagagatttttgaAACTAATTAAAAGTACAGCTCTGCTAGCACTTCCAACACAAATGAAGACAGacaactacagggagtgcagaattattaggcaaatgagtattttgtccacatcatcctcttcatgcatgttgtcttactccaagctgtataggctcgaaagcctactaccaattaagcatattaggtgatgtgcatctctgtaatgagaaggggtgtggtctaatgacatcaacaccctatatcaggtgtgcataattattaggcaacctcctttcctttggcaaaatgggtcaaaagaaggacttgacaggctcagaaaagtcaaaaacagtgagatatcttgcagagggatgcagcagtcttaaaattgcaaagcttctgaagcgtgatcatcgaacaatcaagcgtttcattcaaaatagtcaacagggtcgcaagaagcgtgtggaaaaaccaaggcgcaaaataactgcccatgaactgagaaaagtcaagcgtgcagctgccaagatgccacttgccaccagtttggccatatttcagagctgcaacatcactggagtgcccaaaagcacaaggtgtgcaatactcagagacatggccaaggtaagaaaggctgaaagacgaccaccactgaacaagacacacaagctgaaacgtcaagactgggccaagaaatatctcaagactgatttttctaaggttttatggactgatgaaatgagagtgagtcttgatgggccagatggatgggcccgtggctggactggtaaagggcagagagctccagtccgactcagacgccagcaaggtggaggtggagtactggtttgggctggtatcatcaaagatgagcttgtggggccttttgaggatggagtcaagctcaactcccagtcctactgccagtttctggaagacaccttcttcaagcagtggtacaggaagaagtctgcatccttcaagaaaaacatgattttcatgcaggacaatgctccatcacacgtgtccaagtactccacagcgtggctggcaagaaagggtataaaagaagaaaaactaatgacatgacctccttgttcacctgatctgaaccccattgagaacctgtggtccatcatcaaatgtgagatttacaaggagggaaaacagtacacctctctgaacagtgtctgggaggctgtggttgctgctgcacgcaatgttgatggtgaacagatcaaaacactgacagaatccatggatggcaggcttttgagtgtccttgcaaagaaaggtggctatattggtcgctgatttgtttttgttttgtttttgaatgtcagaaatgtatatttgtgaatgtggagatgttatattggtttcactggtaaaaataaataattgaaatgggtatatatttgttttttgttaagttgcctaataattatgcacagtaatagtcacctgcacacacagatatccccctaaaatagctaaaagtaaaaacaaactaaaaactacttccaaacacattcagctttgatattaatgagttttttgggttcattgagaacatggttgttgttcaataataaaattattcctcaaaaatacaacttgcctaataattctgcactccctgtaaacagcaGTGGCGTTTGCATGGTTACGGAAGTTGGACTACCTGGTATATAATgttgtgctacgtgattgctagcgacacagctatgttagcataacattagcacagtgaagccgGAGGATGAACgccaacttttttccactcgataaaagttaacgtggttagggacaaatgcaatcgcatagcaggatgctatgggccaaacttcagtcaggagaacaactgagattatTCATCTACAATACaaggttagttattaatatactgcaacaacatgggaatagagcagctgcgagagaattcaacattaatgaatcaatgttacggaagtggaggaagcgcagtttttggctttcccgATTGTGGTGGTGCGAATGAGGGATAACCAGGGACGGTAACTAAGATGTtgacaacgccacctggggGAGGGAGTTACACCCCAGGAAAGATTTCTCTAGCCAATGCAAGTGTTACACTGGCTACCAAAGCCCACAGACTCGTTATTAACAGCAGAGGTGAGACAGATGAATTTtacaaatcaaaatttattaaGAAGAACTACTAAAAACATAGAATTATAAAATCAGAAAGGTACCTAAGGTAGCAGGGTTGAGACGGCAAGATAGttaattaaaacactttattaacaACCGATAATTAAAATGACCAGACTCCCTACCACGATGCTACCCTAAAACAATcagtttgataaaaaaaaataactaaacaaaATAGTGGAGACTGGCCACTTGAGGAGGCAACCTACAGGGAGGAGTGCCCAAGGGTGCCACCAATTACTCACCCGTGTAATTCCACTGCAGACCTCACTGTCACTCACACTAAACTCTAAATGGTGCAATCTACCTATGCCCGGTGTGTACACTCGCATGCATCGGGGAGGGGATTCCACCTCACGTGCCTAGCCCCTCAACAAGCGGCCGCACCTCCactaaagcaataaaacaaagcataaaacattaaacacatTAGTAAAGGAGATCCACATAAAACAAATACACCCCAAGTTACTGTTCTTTATAAAAGCATCACataacaaaacagcataagacaagacagcagcagtatAGCACAATCCACTCTCTAAAGGGCAATAAACTGAGTAGCTTTCCTGGAGAGATCTGCAGTGCTTAGCTGCCTAATGCTCTCAGCCACCTTGGATGGACAAGACTGCCAAATGCCTCCTTCTGGTAGTGAAGCGCAGCTGTTTCTTATAAGCCCGCTAATTGTCAACTGGGAAGGTGTGGATGTTAGTGGTGCATTCGTGGACATCACGTAAGATCCTACCCCAGAATCTACTTCACTACAATCTACCCCCGGGATTTGAATCATCGTCCCGACGATTGACACTCACTGCCAAGGTCTAAACAGGGTAACTGTATTAGGCACAGGTGCTTGGGAGTGCACAGCCCCTATTGCTCTACTTCCTGCTACTTGGGGCAAATGATGCAGATTCGAGTGCATCCCAGCATTACCACGGGTAGTCCTATGTAAAGGGGCTATATTATTGTGAACACCAGCCATAACTGCCAGCTGATCAGTGCAAGCCGACACCACAGGGGACGTTGAGGGTTCTAGCTCGTCTGGTCTACGAGGGCTAGGAGTCTCTGGTCTTGGTTGGCAACTGCTTGGGGCTGGAGTAGGTTCAGAAACCAATAAAAAACACTCGCCACCTTGCATGGGTTCTTCTACAGGGGCAGTAGTGTACACGGACCCATTTTGGTCAGGGGCCTTAAGCACTTTATACACCACTGAACTTGAAGCACCCTTAATTTTATTACGACCTCTGAGCCCAACTTTCTTCAGATGAACCAGCTGACCTTCTCGCAGGGGAGCATCCTTTGCTTGCTGGTCATGGCGCGTCTTACGCCAATCAGCTACAGGGATTTGCTTCGGTTGAGGTGCGGGCAAATggcccacacacacattaagaTGGGTTTGTGCATCTTTAGCCGACTGGCATCGCTCACACTCCTGGCACCACCGTTGGATGTCTCCATACATCCCTACCCAGTAGCACCATTGAGAAACCACATCTGCCGTGCTCCGAACACCCTGATAACCGTGCTCCTGGTGCACTTGCTGCAAAACCTGACCCTGAAGGGACTTGGGCAGCAATTCCTGCAGTGTCTCTCCTCTCCTTGGATGACAGACCTTCCGATATAACACGCCATCCCGCTCCACTAACCTACTCCATTACCTGACCAACCCGAGGGCCAGCTTTGAAGTGCGACCACGCTCCTTGGCATCAGGGCCCCGCCTCCGCCTCCAAAATTGCAGAAACTCCCGGACCATGGGGTCAGTCTCCTACAACATACGAAGGTCAGACAATGTATACCCAGGGAAGACCGAAGTAATGGCTTTAACAGCGGGGGTTACTGGTTTCCAACCAGTAACCTGCGGCAACGGGTCAGGTAGTACAGACTCTGAGCCTAGGATGCCCCCACCTGAACCTCGGCTCAATGGTTCAGGGGGTGGAAGTTTCCCTGCATGGAAGAACAAACAACATTACTTAAACTGGCTTGCACTGCTGTACCAGCTGACTGCACAGGCATGACTGTGGGCTCACCAGGGCACTCTCTGGCAAAATGCCCAACCTTCTGGCACCGTCTGCAAATGACAGCCTTATTACGTGAGGCAGGATATGGTTTGGAAGCACTATTCGAAGCTCATAGGGTGCAATACCTGCCGGACTACCTCTAAAAGGGACCTCCTGGACAGTGTGTTGAAAGCCTAACGCCAGGGGAACCGAGTAATTTCTATCCCTCCCGCCCCCTGGCATACCTCCACGCTTCCATAATATAGCCTCACGACGAACATCCATCAAGGTGGCAGTAGGGTGGCCGCGGACATACTGTTTTAATTCTCTGCGTAAGAAACAATCAAGCACATTTTCAACAAATTGGTCTCTAAGCAACACATctttgttcagcagaacatgaGGGGACTGTTTCACAACTCTATCCATGCGGCACATAAGAGCATGCGAAAACTCTTGCAATGTTTCTCCCTCCTGCTGTCGTCTTAAAAAAGAACTCTTCCTGCAGAGAGACATATGACTTAGTACACCCATACAGTTCCTGTAAAATAGTCAAAATCTTTTCGGGATCGTCTTTCTCCTCTGGGAGCCGATATTTAATCTCTTCTCTGGGCTCGCCTTCTAGACGATCATAGATGAAAAGGGCTTGGTCGGCTGGTGAAAGATGTCGTACCCTCAAACAGGCCTGCACCTCTTCCACCCATTTGGCAATACCTATACCAGTCTTACCGTTGAACCATGGGCACTTCCTCTCCCGAGGAATGTAAATCAGTCTCTCAGTCGCGGGAGCTGAAACAGCAAAATGCACATTGGTGGATGAACCTGTAGCAGCAGCACTGGTGCCAGGTTGCTCCGATCCTCGCTCTTGCCGCATCTGCTGATTTTCTGCTTGCAGCTGAGCTACCAAGTCTCGTAGCTGTGTGAGCTATTCCTCCATGAtaaaccagagtatttaaaTATCACTTTATAAAACCAGAAGTCCGTCCCGACGCTGCCGCTGCTGCTGTGTTGCCGCTGCACTACAATAACCAGACCAACCGAACAGATTtaaccccaaaaaaacaaaacaaaacaaacaaaaaaaaaacctgcaacAGATCTCTGCCTGAAAATATCCTGTCGACACAACGCCAGATTGTGGTGGCGCGAATGAGGGATAACCAGGGACGGTAACTAAGATGTtgacaacgccacctggggGAGGGAGTTACACCCCAGGAAAGATTTCTCTAGCCAATGTAAGTGTTACACTGGCTACCAAAGCCCACAGACTCGTTATTAACAGCAGAGGTGAGACAGATGAATTTtacaaatcaaaatttattaaGAAGAACTACTGAAAACATAGAATTATAAAATCAGAAAGGTACCTAACAgctgcattttcaaaaatacccgtgtaggtgtggacgtagcgtaaaagagttagtggtgtattttattactacctgtaatttattgcagtttacttgtatttgtttaattgtttactcagtgtttgaggtgtgaaataaaccgcaatggagtttgaaaataaaatatgggtgtgtgtggagTATGTGATTGTGCGGAGGGGGGGGGGCTAagatttttcttgtaaaacaaagggcggcctagcaaaaaaagtttgggaactaCTGCCCCAGGGTAAGGTGATCTCTctcctttctgtctcctttctctctcctgtTTTTGTCATAAAAAATTCTAACATGTTtacaacttttcttttaaattgctGACATCTTGTAGATAGTGTCTCTTGAACAGGCCTAACTCTCTTTTACTACACTTCCACTGAAACCTGTGGCATCTCTGGATTTGATGGAATGTCTGTGTCCTATTAACAATGGCTTGAGCTTGTCAAGGTGAGAAGCCAACAACAGCACacctgtttggtctgggtctcaAAAATTAATTGATTTATACTACCA encodes:
- the LOC102076122 gene encoding granulins; translation: MLKITLLCLSFGVFLWGFASCSITCPDAMCCVDLLHCCPSGYRCNLVTMKCQKLDQPWLTIPMVKKEAAEKPNTPELSGSPLQELKESQVPDQIKKTMVYCDSYTYCPDGTTCCRHPQGGWFCCPYSPGKCCLDGYHCCPIGFDCDRTYTHCVREKLTYPFLRKPAVPSAPASLIPTSEEDDN